In Actinoplanes lobatus, the DNA window TCTGGTCACCCGGCGTGGTGCGATCGTGCGCCAGGTGGCTCTCCGTGCGGAAACGGCGCCCTCCACTCCCGCGCCGCTTGAATCGCGGCGGGATGGGCGAACACCCGCCGTCGAGCGGTTTCAACGGCAGGTGGGCGCACGCGGTCGCGTTGTCGTGTGTGTCGGCGTGCCCTATGGGGTCGGTGGTTGCCTGCGCGCCGCGTCTTGTGTGCGGCCACCCGCTTGGGTGCGGGATTCGGGGAAGCGCAGCAGCGGCACCGGGACGCCGTCTGGCGTCCCGGTGCCGCTGCCGGTGAACTGCCGCGGTGGGGTGACCGCGGCGGGAGTGCCCGCCGCTTCGGGCCGGAGGAACCGGCGGCCTGGCGGCGGTGACGGGAGCGGGTGGGGCGCCCGCGCTTCCCGTCGTGGAGTCACAGCACGTGCGTGGACGGAGCCGAGCCACGCGGATGTTGCCTGGCCTCCGTTTCTGGGGGATGGGGGACGGCTAGATCTCTGGGAGCGCTCCCATTAATCGCACTGTAACAAAGATGAACGCCGATGCGAAAGGGTCAGGTGGTGGCCGCGCAGGTGAGCGTCGGCGCGACCGCCGTGCCCGAGCCGAGGAAGCCGAAGGTCGTGCTCGCGCCGGCCGCAAGGCTGCCGTTGTACGACGCGTTCGTCGCCACGGCCGTACTGCCGTTGGTGGTGAGGCTCGCGTTCCAGACCTGCTGGATCGGTGACGTGCCCGGGTAGGTCAGCGTCACGGTCCAGCCCTTCACCGCCGCGGAGCCCGCGGTCACCTTGACCTCACCCTGGTAGCCGCCCGACCACTGCGACGTCACCGAGTGGGTCGCGGCACAGGAGCCGGTCACCGGCGGCGTGGACGTGCTGGGCGACACCGACGGCGACACCGACGGGGAGGTCGACGGCGATGACGAGGGCGAGGTGGACGGGGACGACGACGGCGAACTGGTGGCGCCGCCGAAGTTCACGTCACTGCAGAAGTAGTACGACTGGTCCAGGTGGCTGGCCTGCCAGATGGTGTAGAGCATGGCCCGCCCGGACCGGCCGGACACGCTGACCGGGATGTCCATCTGCACGCCGTTGGTCAGCTGCTGGGTCCACTGTGCCGCCGGTGTGTTCGGCACCGTGGTCAGCAGTTGCAGATCGGACCACTTGAGAGCGGTGGTCACCGGATTGAAGCCGGGCTTGGTCACGTAGACCCGGATGTAGTCGGCGCCGTGCCGCGCCCCGTCGAAGAGGTGCACCGTGAACGAGTTGCCGATCGACGTGGCCTTCCAGTCGCCGATCGCGTCCATGGCGTTGTAGCGTCCGCTCTCGGTGTGCCCGGCGCTGCACAGCTGACCGTCCGGGATGACGGTCTCGTGCTGGCCGGCCACACCCTCACGGAACAGGCCGTTCCAGTTCCACATGGCGTTCGGGTTGGCCTGCCATGCCTGCCAGCACATCGGATCCTCGGTGGCCATGATCGGGTTCTGGAAGTCCGAGCCCCATCGCTCGAAACAGCCGTAGTTGCGGGATGCCGGGCCGGTGACGTTGCCGTGCGCGGCGGCCGGGCCGCTCTGCACGGCGAGCACGGTGAGCGACGCGGCCAAGGCCGCTACCACGGCACTGATCAAAAACTTGATGCGTACGGATGTAAGCATGTGAACTCAGCACTCCTGAGCTCGGGACCGTCACTCGGCGCGACAGGTCCGCCTGCGGTGGACTGGCGGAAGCTGCCCATGCCTCCGCGCCGCGTGGCTCCGGCGGCGTGCTGTGGCCACAGCCTCGCCCAGTGATCGAGAGAAGTCAATGAGAAATTCGGGTGCCGTCGGTTCCGGGGGTGCCTACGGTGTGGGGATGTCCGTACCCGCCGCGCACGCCTCCGGGCTCCTCATGCTGCTGTCCCATCCCGCCCGGTTGCGGGCCTTCGCCGAACTGGTCCGGCACGGCCGGGACGGCTGCACCATCGCCGAGATGTCCATCCACCTGGATCTGCCGAAACCGGAGGTGGGCGAACTGCTCGGCCGGCTGGTCGGCGCGGGCGTCGCCACCGGCACCGGCGACGGCGTCTACCGCGCCGTGGCCGACGTGCTGCGCGAGGCCGCCCAGGCGCTCGACCGGGTCCAGCCGATCGCCCCGCTCCTCCGGGAGTACCCGCAGCTCAGACCGTTCTTCTCGCACGGCCGGCTGACCAGCCTGCCACCCACCATGAGCGACCGCTACCAGCAGGCCGCCGAGCTGTTCGCCCGCTTCCTCGCGGTCGACGGCGTCCTGACCGAGCCCGAGGTGAACGACCGCATCGCAGCGGCCGCCGACGACGTGGCCGCGGTCCGCCGCATGCTGGTCGAGTCGGGCTGGCTGGAGCGCGACCGGGCCGGCACCTCCTACGGATCCGGCCGCGTCCTCCCCACCCTGAGCAACGCCTGACCGGCTGGAGGTCCGCGTTCCGCTTCCGGCTCCCTTTCTGATACGCGGGTCCTCGTCCCGCCTTTTCCGGGTCGTCCCGTCCGGTCGGCGCGATCTCGCTGCCTACCGCGGCCTTTGCCGCGCCGGCCGGGCGTAGATCGGTGCCCGGGCAGGCCGGCCCGGTCGCCGCCACCGGATCTGCCGCCGCGCCGGGTGGAAACGGGGCTTTCGCCGGGAACAGATGCCCGCTTCGTCGCTTTGCATGCCGACGCTCTGCGATCTTGAACGATTGGACACCCGAGAGAGTCTTCTTCTTGGGTGTTTGCGGTTCTCCGTCAAGCGCCCGGTCGGGCGAACCACCAAATGGGGGCGCCGTCCGCCGCGCTGGGCGGAAATGGGGCTTTCGCCAGAAAAAGGCGCCCGTTTCGCCCTCTTTGCCCGCCGCTGTTGTGCGATCTTGAACGATTTACCACCGCCTCGGGTGGTAAATCGTTCAAGATCGCACCGGGTGACGCGTCCGCAGCGCCACCACCCGCCCGGCGCGATCGGCGTGACGGCCGGGACCACCCCCCGGTTGCCTGGCGAGCACAACCGTGACCACCCGCCTGGCGGGAGCGGCGGGCCTGGCGGGCAGAAAGCGCAACACCCACCCGGAGCGAGCGGCAGCACGTGCGGGAGTGTCCCACCGATCTACGCCCGGCGGGCGCGGCACAGGCTGTAGTGGGCAGCGAGCGCGCGCCGACCGGACGGAACGGCCCCGGCAAGGCGGGACAGCGACACGCGTACCAGAAAAGAAGCGGAAGCGAAACGCGGACCTTGACCACAAAGGCCGGCCGGGGGCCAGTCGTGGGTGACGTTCAAGGGGGCGGCGGAGCGGGGGACGATCGCCGGCGTGGCGACGGCGAGGACGGCGGTCGCGACCCCGAGTACGCCCAGGGCCGGGCGCAGGCCGCCGAAGGCGCCGGACAGGCCGGTGATCAGGACCGGGGAGAGGAATTCGCCGATGAACAGGGTGCCGGTCCACAGGCCGGTGCCCCGGCCGCGTTCGGCGAAGGACAGCCCGTTGGTGGCCCAGGTGAGCAGCACCGGCAGTAGCAGGCCGGTGCCCGGAGGGCTCCGTCGCCGCGCAACGATGTTCCACCTGGGGGCGGTGGGGCGCGGACGACGTACGCGGAACCATGAACTTCCTGACCCCCGGCAAGCGCAGGGAGGCCGCCGCGCTGATCCGCCGCGGCGTCTCCTTCTCGCTGTCGCAGTCGTTCGACGCGAACGGGCCGCAGAAAGGCTGGCGGCGGCGCACCAACCCGGTGCACACCATGCTCGACACCGGCACCCTGCACCACACCGAGATCGCGGCGATCGCCACCGACACGTGGGGCTTCGAGGTGCGGCCCAACGAGTTCGACGACGCCTTTCAGCCGCTGCATCAGGTGTCCATCCCGCACATCGGCCTGTTCATCGCCGAGATGTGGGACCTGGACGCGCTCGCTCTCGACTGCGCGTCCGACGGGGTCTACGAGTTCTGGCTGACCGCGGCGCCGCTGCCGATCACCGGGGCGGTCGGCTCACCGGTGAACCCGATAGCCGTCAAATAGGTCGCGGGGCGGGCCCGCGGACTCAGGCGGTGGCGGCCACCGAGTCCGCGGGGGCCTCTCGGCGCCGGGCCACCCAGCGCTCGAAGATCAGTGTGGTGAGCGGCGGAATCGACGCCGCCAGGCCGAACAGGGTGCGCCACGGCGACCACCGCTCGGCGCGCGCCACCCACAGCGTGGCCACCAGGTAGGCGACGAACAGCGCCCCGTGCAGCCGGCCGAACAGCCACACACCCGCCTCGGTGGTCTCGGTGACGTGCTTCAGATACATCCCGACGAGCAGGCCCGTCCACGAGAACGCCTCGGCGATCGCGGTGATCCTGAAGATCCGGAACGGCTGCACGTGTGACTCCTCTTCCCCGTCGGCCCACGGAGACTACGGCCGCGAAGATGAGCGTTTGCTGTGGGGATGACCCGTCCCTTTCCGGGTATCTCGCCAGGCGTTCCATCCAACCTTTCCACCGAGGGGGCCAGCCGTGCCGGACATCGTGGAGATCATCAAACAGCAGCACCGGCAGGTCGAGGATCTGCTCACCCGGGCCGAAGAGGGAGGCGCCGACCGGGCCGAACTGATGCAGGCGGTGGCCCGGATGCTCCTGCCACACTCCGAGGCCGAGGAGGACTTCGTCTACCCGGCCATCCGCGACCTGGCCGCCGACGAGGGCGAAGAGGTCAAGGACGGCACCACCGAACACCACCAGGTCGAGGAGATGCTGCAGAACCTCCTCCGCGGCGACCCCGGCGACCCCGGGTACGGCGGCACGATCGCGGCCATCGCGGGCGAGTTGCGCCACCACGTACAGGAAGAGGAGGAGGACCTGCTCCCGGTCCTGGAGCAGCGGCTGGCCGACGACGAGCGCGAGGAGATGGGCCGCCGCTTCGCCGAGGCCACGATGAGCTCCCTCCCGGACGGCGGCGACCACCATGCCGCCACCCGTAGAGAGCTGTACGAGAAGGCGAAGGAGCAGCACATCACGGGCCGCTCCCGGATGAGCAAGCAGGAACTGGCCGAAGCCGTCGGCGAATCCTGATTCCCCGGGGTGGGCCGGTCGCATCGTCCCGCCCCAAAACGATCGTTAATCGTGCGCCCTGCAAATTCACTCATCCATTCGGAGTGGCAAATTCCCGCCATCCGCTGCCACCATGTGCACAAGGTGGGGTGGGGGAGAGGCGGTCCCGGCGATGAAAGAAGGCGGAGAGGCCCCGGAAAGGATGATCACGGCCGTTCGGCTGTTCTGGTGGATGGCGGCGGTCGCGCTGGGCACCGTGCTGACGCTCGCCGCCGGGGTCGGCGTGGCCGTTCTGCTGGGCCGGCAGGGTGATGCGGCGGACTGGGCGAAGTGGAGCAACGTCGGTCAGACCTTCGGCGTGCTGAGCTCGATCATCAGCGGCCTGGCGCTGGTGGTCCTGGTCGGCACCGGGCGGATGCAGTTCCAGGAGATGCGCGAGCAACGGCGCGAGCTCGAACAGCAGCGGCATTTGCACGTGCAGCAGGGTTCGGAATTGCAGCGATCCGCTGAGGCGAATCTCGGGCTGCTCCACTTCGAGATCATCAAATTGGCCATAAACGACCGCTCACTGGCCGCGGTGTGGCCAGAATTCGGCCCGGACGTCTCGCCTGAGAAGAACCGTCAACTGCTCTACGCCAACCTCATCTATCAGCTCCAGCGGATCTCGCTCGTGGTCACCGAGAACAGCCGTCAGGAAATGCTGGAGATGATGCGGTACCTGTTCACCAGCCCGCTGATGCGGGAGTACTGGCGGCTCGGCGAGTACGCCCGCTCCCAGGGCGATTGCGTAGTCCGAAGGAGGACGTCTGAACTGGGGTTTCATGAGATGAGTGGCCTCTGTGGAGGCGAAGGTGGCGGGTGAGATCACATCGGTGATCATGAAGTTCTCTACGCCGCACGAAGCTCCGAGGACCTCACCCGCCGATGGCATCATCTCTCATCACCGCACTGACCGTCACGACACCCCACGCCATCGGCGCACCCGCACTGATCACCGACGGTGAACACAACGGGTTGCTGCACGCGCTCGCAAAGGTTCCGGATCCACGTGACCCACGAGGAATCCGCTACCCGCTGGCCGCGGTACTGGCAGTCGCGGTCTGCGCGGTCATAGCCGGCGCATCATCATTCGCGGCGATCACCGACTGGCTCCATGACCTCGACGAACACGCCCGCAACCGGCTCGGCTTCGGCAATGCCGTTCCCGCTTCGACAACGATGTGGCGACTACTGATCCGTCTCGACCCGACCCTGCTTGCCGCCGTTCTCGCAGGCTGGCTGCACACCCGAACCGACCCGCCGGGCCCACCACCACGCCGGTACCGCCGGGTGATCGCGATCGACGGCAAGACCCTGCGCGGCGCCCGCCTCGGCGACGGCCGTCAGGTCCACCTGATGTCCGCCCTGGACACCGCCACCGGGATTGTGCTCGCCCAGGTCACCGTGGACACGAAAAGCAACGAGATCACGTCGTTCGCACCGCTGCTCGACGCCGTCGAAACGGTCCTCGGAACCCTCGCCGGAGTCCTGTTCATCGCCGACGCCCTGCACACCCAAACCAGGCACGCCGACGAGGTCACCATCCGCCAGGCACACCTGCTCGTCCAGGTGAAAGGTAACCAGCCGACCCTGTTCAAGCAGCTCAAACGGCTTCCCTGGGCACAGATCCCGGTCGGTGACCGGACCCGCGACCGCGGACACGGCCGCCGCGAGACCCGCACCGTCAAAGCCGTCACCGTCGCCACGCCCGGCGGCATCACCTTCCCCCACGCCCAGCAGGCCGTCCGGATCACCCGGACCCGCATCATCGCAGGCAGGAGCAGCCGAGAAACCGCCTACCTGACCGTGTCCCTACCCGCAGGCCAAGCCCTGCCCCGCGACCTGCAAACCTGGATCCGCCGGCACTGGCACATCGAGAACCGCCTCCATCACGTCCGCGACGTGACGTTCCGTGAAGACCAACACCAAGCCCGGACCGGAACCGGACCCGCCGTCATCGCGACCCTACGTAACACTGCGATCGGCTGGCACCGCACCACCGGCGCCACCAACATCGCCCGCGCCACCCGTCAAGCCAACCGCCGGTCAAACGACCTGATCACCGCAGTGACCAGCAGCTATCCGAGAACGCAATGACCCTGCGCCCGCTCCTCCCTGGCGCCCGGATCGGAGGAGTTCCTGCTGGCGCAGGCGGTGGACCGGTTGTGGCGTGACTACGAGGCGGTCGCCAACGGCGAGCGGCGAACGGAGCACGGCCACCACCGGGTGGCCCGCCCGGTCGTGGCCGTGGAGGATCTGGGTGAACCGGAAGCCGCCTGACCGGCGGCCCCGGCGCGTTCAGGCGTTCGGGATGTCCGCGCGCGCCGCCACGATCGTGGCGCGGGACACCACGACGATCTTCTCGTAGTCCGCGACGCCCGCGTCCGCGGGCAGTTTGTCCCTCAATTCGGCGGTGCGGTCGGTGCCGATGACGGCGAAGTCGCCGTCGGCGAGTTCGAAGATGTCCGGGCAGGTGGCGTTGGACAGGCTGCCGCGCTGCCGTGGAGAGAGACCGAGACGCCGAACGATTTCCACTCTTGTGCTCCTGAGGTCCGGGGGTGTCATTCCCCCTGACCAACTCTATGCCAGAAAATCCGACATGTCGGATAAATGCCACAAGAGATTGGTGGGGCTAGGCTACCAATGCCCGATCGGGTGGGTGACGGCCGTCTCAGTCGAAGTAATCCAGTTCCCGCGTGACGGCGCCGGATCGCCGGATAATCGAGGGGTGGGGGAAGCGAGATCATCGGAGCGGATGCGGCCGTGCCGTCGCTGTGGCCAGCCCACCCGGGTGGACCGCATGATCCAGGGGTACGGGCGCAACTGTGCCGCCATCATGGGCCTGATCGGGAGTTCGGTGGACACCGGGCACTCCGGTCCGGACCTGTTCGACCTCCTGGAGATCGAGCCGGAGGACAGCTGCGACGGCTGGGACCGGCCGGCCGACGCCGGGATCGCTATCTCTCGCCGACGCCGCCCAGGGTCACGAATCGGGCGGGGTCGCTGACCGGCTCGTCGTCCGGGTCGGGCCGCCATTCCGGGCAGTAGACGAGGCCGGGCTCCACCAGCCGCCAGCCCGTGAAGAGCCGTTCCACCTCGCCGGTTCTGCGCGGTGTCAGTGGTGTCTCGGTGCGGTTGTAGAGCGCGGTGAACCGCTCCGTCAGTTCGGCGTGGTCGCTGGGCGTGACGTGTGAGATCGCGAGGATGCTGCCGGGTGCGGCCGCCTCCCGGTACCCGGCCAGCGCCGTGTCCAGGGCCGGCCCGTCCGGCAGGAAGTGCAGGACGTTGCTCAGGAGCACGGCGATCGGCTGGTTCAGGTCCAGCAGATCCCGGACCTCCGGTTCGTCCAGCAGGGCGGCGGGCCGCAGCAGGTCGGCGCGCACGGCCGCGGCCGCCGGGTCGCCGTCGACCTGATGGCGGGCGTACAGGACGGCGGTGGGATCGATGTCGGCGTAGACCACCCGGGCGTCGGGGGCCACCTCCCGGGCCACCTCGTGCACGTTGCACACGCTCGGGATGCCGGCGCCGAGGTCGAGGAACTGCCGGATGCCCCGCCCGGCCGCGTACCGGACCGCGCGGCGCAGGAAGGCCCGGTTGGCGCGGGCGATCGCCGGGGTGTCGGGCAGCAGCTCGATGGCCCGGGCGGCCACGGCACGGTCCGAGGCGAAGTTGTGGGTGCCGCCCAGGAAGGCGTCGGCGATACGGGCCGTGCTGGGCCGGTTCGGGTCGATGGGCGGCTCTGCTGCGGTGCTCACACTGAATACGTTCCCTGATTACCCCAACCTCATGCCCGAAATATCCGGACAGAAGTACCGTGGAGGGCGGGAGGCATCGGTGGAGTCAACCGGGATCCCGGGGCTCCTCATCGACACCGCCCCGGACGCGATCATCGTGAGCCGCTCGGACGGCACCATCACCATGGCCAATCGCCGGGCGCACGAGATGTTCCGCTACACGACCGAGCCGCTCGTCGGCCGTACCCTCGATGATCTGATCCCGGACGATGTGCGCGACCCGCATCCGCTTCCGCTGCGGCGGCTGCCGCTTCGCGGCACGCGCCGCGACGGCACCGTCTTTCCGGTCGAGGTCTCGCTCTCCGCGGTGCGGGCGCCCGACGGGGAGAGGTACGTGACCGCGGTCCTGCGCGACGACACGGTGCAACGGGAGGCGGCCCGCAACCGTTCGCTGCTCGCCTCGATCGTGCAGTCCTCGCACGACGCGATCGTCACCATCGACCTGGACGGCCGCGTGCTGTCCTGGAACCCGGGCGCCGAGGCGCTCTACGGCCATCCGCCGGCCGACATCATCGGCAAATCGATCGACGAGATCATCCCGGCCGACCGGCAGGCCGACGAGAAGCAGGTCCGGCTGCTGGTCCGGCTGGGCGGCCGGGTGGACCGGTACCGCAGCGTCCGGCGTACCGCCAGGGGCGAGATCATCGCGGTGTCGACGCTGGTGTCCCCGCTGCTCGACGAACACGGCACGATCGTCGGCACGACCAGCACCACCCGCGACATCAGCGACCGGGAGCGGGCCGAGGCCCAGGTGCAGGCGATCCTCGACGCGGCGCCGGACGCGGTGCTCGGCGTCGCCGCGTCCGGTGAGATGGTGCTGGTCAACGCCGAGGCCGAGCGGCTGTTCGGCCATACCCGGTACGACCTGCTGCACATGCCGCTGAACCGGCTCCTGCCGGACGGGCTGCCGGCCGCCTCGGCGGTGCTGTGGACCGGCGAGGACACCACCCCGCTGGACTCCGAACGCGCCGCCGACGGCCAGGCCGACCAGCGCTGGGCCGCCCGCCGTGCGATCGGCCGCGACGGCACCGAGATCCCGGTCGACATCGCCTGCAGTGCCCTGCACACCGACAGCGGCGTGGTGACCGTGGCCGTGGTCCGCGACATCACCGACCGCCTGGCCACCGAGGAGGAGCGGCGCCGGCTGCGCGAGGAGGCCGAGAAGCAGCGCCTGGAGGCCCGGATTCAGCAGACCCAGCGGCTGGAGAGCCTCGGGCAGCTGGCCGGCGGCATCGCCCACGACTTCAACAACCTGCTCGCGGTGATCCTCAACTACGCGTCGTTCATCATCGAGGACTCCGCCGGCACCCCACCCGCCTCGGACGCCGAGCAGATCGCCCGGGCCGCCCGCCGGGGCAGCGACCTCACCCACCAGCTGCTCGCCTTCGCCCGGCGGGAGGTGATCCGGCCCCGGCCGCTGAACCTGAACGACGTGGTCACCGAGGTGCACCAGATGCTGAGGCGGTCACTCGGCGAGCACATCACCCTGACCGTGCGGACCCCGGCCGGCCTGCCGTCGGTGATGATGGACCCGGGCCAGATGGAGCAGGTGCTGGTGAACCTGGCGGTGAACGGCCGGGACGCGATGCCGACCGGCGGCCGGCTCACCATCGACACCGCCGCGGTCGAGGTGGACATCGAGCACGTCGCCGCCCAGGCCGGGCTTCCGCCGGGCCGGTACGTGCGCCTGCGCGTCTCCGACACCGGCACCGGCATGCCCCGTGAGGTGATCGACAAGGTGTTCGAGCCGTTCTTCACCACGAAGCCGAGCGGCCAGGGCACCGGCCTCGGCCTGGCCACCGTCTACGGGATCATCACCCAGGCCGGCGGGACCGTGCAGATCTACTCCGAGGAGGGCATCGGCACCACCTTCACGATCCTGCTGCCGGCCACCGACGTGGAACCGCACGAGCAGGTCCCGGAGGATCCCGGCCTCGACCTCACCGGGCACGGCGCGAGCGTGCTGGTGGTCGAGGACGAGGACG includes these proteins:
- a CDS encoding lytic polysaccharide monooxygenase auxiliary activity family 9 protein; amino-acid sequence: MLTSVRIKFLISAVVAALAASLTVLAVQSGPAAAHGNVTGPASRNYGCFERWGSDFQNPIMATEDPMCWQAWQANPNAMWNWNGLFREGVAGQHETVIPDGQLCSAGHTESGRYNAMDAIGDWKATSIGNSFTVHLFDGARHGADYIRVYVTKPGFNPVTTALKWSDLQLLTTVPNTPAAQWTQQLTNGVQMDIPVSVSGRSGRAMLYTIWQASHLDQSYYFCSDVNFGGATSSPSSSPSTSPSSSPSTSPSVSPSVSPSTSTPPVTGSCAATHSVTSQWSGGYQGEVKVTAGSAAVKGWTVTLTYPGTSPIQQVWNASLTTNGSTAVATNASYNGSLAAGASTTFGFLGSGTAVAPTLTCAATT
- a CDS encoding PAS domain S-box protein, with the translated sequence MESTGIPGLLIDTAPDAIIVSRSDGTITMANRRAHEMFRYTTEPLVGRTLDDLIPDDVRDPHPLPLRRLPLRGTRRDGTVFPVEVSLSAVRAPDGERYVTAVLRDDTVQREAARNRSLLASIVQSSHDAIVTIDLDGRVLSWNPGAEALYGHPPADIIGKSIDEIIPADRQADEKQVRLLVRLGGRVDRYRSVRRTARGEIIAVSTLVSPLLDEHGTIVGTTSTTRDISDRERAEAQVQAILDAAPDAVLGVAASGEMVLVNAEAERLFGHTRYDLLHMPLNRLLPDGLPAASAVLWTGEDTTPLDSERAADGQADQRWAARRAIGRDGTEIPVDIACSALHTDSGVVTVAVVRDITDRLATEEERRRLREEAEKQRLEARIQQTQRLESLGQLAGGIAHDFNNLLAVILNYASFIIEDSAGTPPASDAEQIARAARRGSDLTHQLLAFARREVIRPRPLNLNDVVTEVHQMLRRSLGEHITLTVRTPAGLPSVMMDPGQMEQVLVNLAVNGRDAMPTGGRLTIDTAAVEVDIEHVAAQAGLPPGRYVRLRVSDTGTGMPREVIDKVFEPFFTTKPSGQGTGLGLATVYGIITQAGGTVQIYSEEGIGTTFTILLPATDVEPHEQVPEDPGLDLTGHGASVLVVEDEDALRDVTCRILRRAGYTVLAAGGGDEALRLAAENSVDVLLTDVIMPNMLGKDLADAVRERWPGTRVLFMSGYAQPVLTTHGTLSAEVHLLEKPFTGAELMRALHEELQAKP
- a CDS encoding ISAs1 family transposase; its protein translation is MASSLITALTVTTPHAIGAPALITDGEHNGLLHALAKVPDPRDPRGIRYPLAAVLAVAVCAVIAGASSFAAITDWLHDLDEHARNRLGFGNAVPASTTMWRLLIRLDPTLLAAVLAGWLHTRTDPPGPPPRRYRRVIAIDGKTLRGARLGDGRQVHLMSALDTATGIVLAQVTVDTKSNEITSFAPLLDAVETVLGTLAGVLFIADALHTQTRHADEVTIRQAHLLVQVKGNQPTLFKQLKRLPWAQIPVGDRTRDRGHGRRETRTVKAVTVATPGGITFPHAQQAVRITRTRIIAGRSSRETAYLTVSLPAGQALPRDLQTWIRRHWHIENRLHHVRDVTFREDQHQARTGTGPAVIATLRNTAIGWHRTTGATNIARATRQANRRSNDLITAVTSSYPRTQ
- a CDS encoding cyclase family protein; the encoded protein is MNFLTPGKRREAAALIRRGVSFSLSQSFDANGPQKGWRRRTNPVHTMLDTGTLHHTEIAAIATDTWGFEVRPNEFDDAFQPLHQVSIPHIGLFIAEMWDLDALALDCASDGVYEFWLTAAPLPITGAVGSPVNPIAVK
- a CDS encoding DUF3817 domain-containing protein, encoding MQPFRIFRITAIAEAFSWTGLLVGMYLKHVTETTEAGVWLFGRLHGALFVAYLVATLWVARAERWSPWRTLFGLAASIPPLTTLIFERWVARRREAPADSVAATA
- a CDS encoding DUF6082 family protein, which gives rise to MITAVRLFWWMAAVALGTVLTLAAGVGVAVLLGRQGDAADWAKWSNVGQTFGVLSSIISGLALVVLVGTGRMQFQEMREQRRELEQQRHLHVQQGSELQRSAEANLGLLHFEIIKLAINDRSLAAVWPEFGPDVSPEKNRQLLYANLIYQLQRISLVVTENSRQEMLEMMRYLFTSPLMREYWRLGEYARSQGDCVVRRRTSELGFHEMSGLCGGEGGG
- a CDS encoding DUF2087 domain-containing protein, yielding MSVPAAHASGLLMLLSHPARLRAFAELVRHGRDGCTIAEMSIHLDLPKPEVGELLGRLVGAGVATGTGDGVYRAVADVLREAAQALDRVQPIAPLLREYPQLRPFFSHGRLTSLPPTMSDRYQQAAELFARFLAVDGVLTEPEVNDRIAAAADDVAAVRRMLVESGWLERDRAGTSYGSGRVLPTLSNA
- a CDS encoding SAM-dependent methyltransferase, producing the protein MSTAAEPPIDPNRPSTARIADAFLGGTHNFASDRAVAARAIELLPDTPAIARANRAFLRRAVRYAAGRGIRQFLDLGAGIPSVCNVHEVAREVAPDARVVYADIDPTAVLYARHQVDGDPAAAAVRADLLRPAALLDEPEVRDLLDLNQPIAVLLSNVLHFLPDGPALDTALAGYREAAAPGSILAISHVTPSDHAELTERFTALYNRTETPLTPRRTGEVERLFTGWRLVEPGLVYCPEWRPDPDDEPVSDPARFVTLGGVGER
- a CDS encoding hemerythrin domain-containing protein, translated to MPDIVEIIKQQHRQVEDLLTRAEEGGADRAELMQAVARMLLPHSEAEEDFVYPAIRDLAADEGEEVKDGTTEHHQVEEMLQNLLRGDPGDPGYGGTIAAIAGELRHHVQEEEEDLLPVLEQRLADDEREEMGRRFAEATMSSLPDGGDHHAATRRELYEKAKEQHITGRSRMSKQELAEAVGES